In one Brevibacillus composti genomic region, the following are encoded:
- a CDS encoding ABC transporter substrate-binding protein → MKKWTKTLIMMSLAAALAACGSQPAAPGKEEGSAQPEKAAAEPVELTLALDWYPNAVHSFLYAAEEQGYFRDENLKVNLQMPSDANDPLRMVGAGKVDMAISYQPQVVQARSEDIGVVSIAALVRHPLNVIMTRKDSGLDSPEKLAGKNIGYPSVPLDESIVRTVVKEAGGDDSGLSFTDIGFDIIPALTAKKVDAVVGGYINHEQVILEKHGVPVHVIKPSDFGVPDYYELVIATSDDTLAKKEEALAAFLRAAAKGQAYVQEHKEEVLTSLLAKQAKEFPLEEDVETRSLDILLPLMDAGSEPFGSQSAESYQKLIDWMLQEKLIAKEVKPEDVMRNLTK, encoded by the coding sequence ATGAAAAAATGGACGAAAACACTCATCATGATGAGTCTGGCTGCCGCACTTGCGGCATGCGGATCACAACCTGCAGCGCCGGGCAAAGAGGAGGGCAGCGCACAGCCGGAGAAGGCAGCTGCGGAACCGGTCGAATTGACCCTGGCGCTAGATTGGTACCCCAATGCGGTGCATTCTTTTCTCTATGCCGCGGAAGAGCAGGGATATTTTCGGGATGAAAATCTGAAGGTGAATCTGCAGATGCCGTCAGATGCCAATGATCCGCTGCGGATGGTGGGAGCGGGCAAGGTGGATATGGCGATCAGCTATCAGCCGCAGGTCGTGCAGGCACGCTCGGAGGACATCGGGGTGGTCTCGATCGCGGCACTGGTCCGCCATCCGCTGAATGTAATCATGACGCGCAAAGACAGCGGCCTGGACAGCCCGGAGAAATTAGCCGGCAAAAACATCGGCTATCCGTCGGTGCCGCTCGATGAATCGATCGTGCGCACAGTAGTGAAAGAAGCAGGGGGCGACGATTCCGGCCTGTCCTTTACCGACATCGGCTTTGACATTATCCCGGCGCTGACCGCGAAAAAAGTGGACGCAGTCGTCGGCGGCTATATCAACCACGAACAGGTGATCCTGGAGAAGCACGGCGTGCCTGTGCATGTGATCAAGCCGAGCGATTTCGGTGTGCCCGATTACTATGAGCTGGTCATCGCCACCAGCGACGACACGCTCGCCAAAAAGGAAGAGGCGCTCGCGGCATTTCTCCGGGCAGCAGCCAAAGGACAAGCCTATGTGCAGGAACACAAGGAAGAAGTGCTGACATCACTGCTCGCCAAACAGGCAAAGGAATTCCCGCTCGAAGAGGATGTGGAAACGAGGAGCCTAGACATTTTGCTTCCGCTGATGGATGCCGGCAGCGAGCCGTTTGGAAGCCAATCCGCCGAATCCTACCAGAAGCTGATCGATTGGATGCTGCAGGAAAAGCTGATTGCCAAAGAAGTAAAACCGGAAGATGTCATGCGAAATCTAACAAAATGA
- a CDS encoding glycosyl hydrolase family 18 protein: MQIHVVERGQTLNAIAERYNTTAIAIAQANQIPEPDRLVVGQALVIPIVGSYYWVRPGDTLYMIGQRFGISAAELARVNRISLYRPIQVGLRLYIPPRPRRAADFNAYAEPRTRVTPALEEDVRNAAPRLTYLAPFSFRINRDGTLTPPPLGDLPAIAESNNVVLMMVITNLEGNQFSTELGSLVLNDMAVQNRLLDNIFSTAQRLGFGDIHFDMEALPATDRDAYARFLRRARERARANGLMMSVAVAPKTRADQPGKWYPAHDYRAIGEIADFVVIMTYEWGYSGGPPMPVSPIGPVRRVLQYALTEMPASKIMMGQNLYGYDWTLPYEAGTTARALSPRAATALAQQRQVPIQYDSEAQAPFFEYTDDRGRRHRVWFEDARSIQAKFNLVKELGLRGVSYWKLGLPFPQNWLLIEENFRVRKRR; the protein is encoded by the coding sequence ATGCAAATCCACGTTGTAGAGCGAGGCCAGACCCTGAACGCCATCGCCGAGCGATACAATACCACGGCCATCGCCATCGCCCAGGCGAACCAGATCCCTGAGCCGGATCGCCTTGTCGTCGGACAGGCGCTCGTCATTCCCATTGTCGGGAGCTACTACTGGGTGAGGCCCGGGGATACACTTTACATGATCGGGCAGCGTTTTGGGATCAGCGCGGCAGAGCTGGCCCGGGTCAACCGCATATCCCTGTATCGGCCGATTCAGGTGGGGCTTCGTCTGTACATCCCGCCTCGCCCGCGCCGCGCTGCCGATTTTAACGCCTACGCGGAACCGCGGACGAGGGTGACGCCCGCCCTGGAAGAAGATGTGCGGAACGCGGCCCCCCGGCTTACCTATCTGGCGCCGTTCAGCTTTCGGATCAACCGGGACGGGACGCTTACTCCGCCGCCGCTGGGCGATCTGCCAGCCATCGCCGAGAGTAACAACGTCGTCCTGATGATGGTCATTACCAACCTGGAGGGGAATCAGTTCAGTACCGAGCTAGGCAGTCTGGTGCTGAATGACATGGCGGTGCAAAATCGGCTGCTGGACAACATTTTCAGCACGGCCCAGCGCCTGGGCTTTGGCGATATTCACTTTGACATGGAGGCGCTTCCGGCCACAGACCGCGACGCTTACGCCCGCTTCCTACGCCGTGCCCGCGAACGGGCCAGGGCGAACGGGCTGATGATGTCCGTGGCCGTCGCTCCGAAGACCAGAGCGGATCAGCCGGGAAAATGGTATCCGGCCCACGATTATCGAGCCATCGGGGAGATCGCCGACTTTGTCGTGATCATGACCTATGAGTGGGGGTACAGCGGCGGACCGCCGATGCCCGTATCACCGATCGGTCCTGTGCGGCGTGTGCTCCAGTATGCGCTGACGGAAATGCCGGCCAGCAAAATCATGATGGGGCAGAATCTGTACGGGTACGATTGGACGCTGCCTTATGAAGCAGGAACGACGGCCCGCGCGCTCAGTCCGCGGGCAGCGACAGCGCTGGCGCAGCAGAGGCAGGTGCCCATTCAGTATGACAGCGAGGCCCAGGCCCCGTTTTTTGAGTATACGGACGACCGGGGGAGGCGTCATCGCGTCTGGTTTGAAGACGCCCGATCGATCCAGGCCAAATTTAATCTGGTCAAAGAGTTGGGGCTGCGCGGCGTCAGCTACTGGAAGCTGGGATTGCCTTTTCCACAAAACTGGCTGCTGATCGAGGAGAACTTCCGTGTGAGGAAGCGCAGATGA
- a CDS encoding ABC transporter ATP-binding protein has product MRDKLAFSGVRFSYGNKPILDGFDLRIGAGELVSLIGPSGIGKSTLFQLAAGLLQPERGEIRLDGQVQKNRLGQVGYMPQRDLLMAWRTVSENAGLPLEIQGLPKKEVRARIEKELPRYGLAEWRDAYPAELSGGMRQRVSFLRALMTGADLLLLDEPFSALDGITRMEMQEWLLSMWQQTGSTMLLITHDLDEAILLADRVIVLAGSPIRRPVELIVDVPRPRSMQSRNHPRFHALREEIWQLLRDQTAHHGASAGGRA; this is encoded by the coding sequence GTGCGAGATAAACTAGCGTTTTCCGGCGTCCGCTTTTCCTACGGAAACAAGCCGATCCTGGACGGCTTCGACCTGCGGATCGGCGCGGGAGAGCTGGTCAGTCTGATCGGCCCGAGCGGCATCGGCAAAAGCACGCTGTTTCAACTGGCTGCCGGGCTGTTGCAGCCGGAGCGCGGCGAAATACGCCTGGATGGCCAGGTGCAAAAAAATCGGTTGGGGCAGGTCGGCTATATGCCGCAGCGCGACCTATTGATGGCGTGGCGGACCGTCAGCGAAAATGCCGGCTTGCCGCTCGAGATACAAGGACTTCCCAAAAAAGAGGTTCGGGCCCGCATTGAAAAAGAATTGCCCCGCTATGGACTGGCCGAGTGGAGAGATGCCTATCCCGCGGAGCTGTCCGGGGGCATGCGGCAGCGCGTCTCCTTCCTGCGTGCGCTGATGACCGGCGCAGACCTTTTGCTGCTGGACGAACCCTTCAGCGCATTGGACGGAATCACCCGCATGGAGATGCAGGAGTGGCTGCTTTCCATGTGGCAGCAGACAGGCAGCACCATGCTCCTGATCACGCATGACCTGGACGAGGCGATCCTCCTGGCTGACCGCGTCATCGTGCTTGCCGGCAGCCCGATCCGGCGGCCAGTGGAGCTGATTGTAGATGTCCCGCGTCCCCGGTCCATGCAGAGCCGCAATCACCCGCGGTTTCACGCTCTGCGGGAAGAGATCTGGCAGCTGTTGCGCGATCAGACCGCCCACCACGGGGCAAGTGCAGGGGGGCGAGCATGA
- a CDS encoding DUF3100 domain-containing protein → MRESVRDWKLHGIVLLLVIVGELIGSRKIDLGFGVLALFPMLYVLILGGVISWPSFRWLTEGQMKKAATILGIAFMLFVAKLGTMLGPSLLKIFDAGWSLAFQEVGHFIGTIILGLPIALWLGMGRESIGATFSIDREPNLAIISEKYGADSPEGRGALGVYVCGTLFGAIYLALLAGFLGSMGFLHPISLAMGAGVGSGSMMAAASGALAVVFPDYEKDIAVFAGAANLLTTILGTYICIFFSLPVTVKLYKWLAPIIGKNPPAAKEEERSA, encoded by the coding sequence ATGAGAGAGAGTGTGCGCGATTGGAAGCTGCATGGCATCGTCCTGCTGCTGGTGATCGTCGGGGAGCTGATCGGGTCCCGGAAGATCGATTTGGGTTTTGGCGTTCTGGCCCTCTTCCCCATGCTGTACGTCTTGATACTCGGGGGTGTCATCAGCTGGCCGTCATTTCGCTGGCTGACCGAAGGCCAGATGAAAAAAGCGGCTACGATTTTGGGCATAGCGTTTATGCTGTTCGTCGCCAAGCTGGGGACGATGCTGGGTCCTTCTCTGCTGAAAATCTTTGACGCCGGCTGGTCGCTCGCCTTTCAAGAGGTCGGCCATTTTATCGGCACGATCATTCTGGGCTTGCCTATCGCTCTATGGCTGGGCATGGGCAGAGAATCGATCGGGGCGACGTTTTCGATCGACCGGGAGCCGAACCTGGCGATCATCTCCGAGAAATACGGCGCTGACTCACCCGAAGGCAGAGGAGCGCTGGGGGTCTATGTATGCGGAACGCTGTTCGGGGCGATATACCTGGCGCTCTTGGCCGGTTTTCTCGGGAGCATGGGCTTTTTGCATCCGATCTCCTTGGCGATGGGAGCAGGCGTCGGCTCAGGCAGCATGATGGCAGCCGCTTCCGGGGCGCTCGCCGTCGTTTTCCCCGACTACGAGAAGGATATCGCGGTCTTTGCCGGTGCGGCCAACCTGCTGACGACGATACTGGGCACGTACATCTGCATCTTTTTCTCCCTGCCTGTCACCGTCAAGCTGTATAAATGGCTCGCGCCGATCATCGGGAAAAATCCGCCTGCGGCAAAAGAGGAGGAGAGAAGCGCATGA
- the kapB gene encoding sporulation phosphorelay system protein KapB yields MTWNPGDIVRVSHKTGEYLTEVLENHGEKLLVKVMAVTKYPTQGDLHNPLEVDVPLFHQRPALSYMEKIMVPAQSVIRYNGALPDYKESAKAALEREMEKLRKTVRWAERCLVELEQMYKETFTNGQ; encoded by the coding sequence ATGACCTGGAACCCGGGAGATATCGTGCGGGTAAGTCACAAGACCGGCGAGTACCTGACAGAGGTCTTGGAGAACCACGGTGAAAAGCTGCTGGTAAAAGTCATGGCGGTCACCAAATATCCGACACAGGGAGATCTGCACAATCCGTTGGAAGTTGATGTCCCGCTCTTTCACCAGAGACCCGCGCTCTCGTACATGGAAAAAATCATGGTGCCGGCGCAAAGCGTCATCCGCTATAACGGAGCTTTGCCCGACTACAAGGAATCCGCGAAGGCTGCTCTGGAGCGGGAAATGGAGAAACTTCGCAAGACCGTCCGATGGGCGGAGCGCTGCCTGGTGGAGCTGGAGCAAATGTACAAGGAAACCTTTACAAACGGCCAATAG
- a CDS encoding thioredoxin family protein yields MEELSRTSIANILDPASSGKAAVFIYTPLCGTCKLAARMLEIVEQMLPGLPLYQVNINAMPELAEKWQVTSVPGLYLVERGVIAEKHFALHSVDFLYQQLKSFF; encoded by the coding sequence GTGGAAGAATTGAGCAGAACCTCGATCGCAAATATACTCGACCCCGCCAGCAGCGGCAAAGCAGCTGTCTTTATCTATACGCCCCTGTGCGGTACATGCAAGCTCGCGGCCAGGATGCTGGAGATCGTCGAACAGATGCTCCCCGGACTGCCTTTGTATCAGGTGAATATCAATGCCATGCCAGAGCTTGCTGAAAAATGGCAAGTGACCAGCGTACCCGGACTGTATCTCGTGGAGCGCGGCGTTATCGCCGAAAAACATTTCGCTCTTCATTCGGTCGACTTTCTCTACCAGCAACTGAAAAGCTTCTTCTAG
- a CDS encoding alanyl-tRNA editing protein translates to MNDRLYYQDAYLTTFEAAILRCGTEEDGTAYVVLDHTAFYPTGGGQPCDTGTLGDCRVIDVEEVAGEIRHRLDRPLTGGSGKVTGRIDWQRRFDAMQQHAGQHILSASFIKIADAQTVAFHLGREHVTIDVQLDSLSAELAEQVERQANQIVLENRQIEARFVTEEELASLPLTKPPAVTENVRVVIIPDFDYNPCGGTHPRSTGEVGPIKIIGWERHRGNIRVQFVCGWRALADHARKQMLLQKVTGLLATSEQELADVLERVLAEKESLKESLQQREAELLAAEAERALQSAERLAGGEWLMQASFAGRSMQELQQLARQIVSREEQAIVLLATTGEKLQLVFARGTAVQAEMNQLLKETLPLIDGKGGGSAAMAQGGGAPTLPAEDLLAHARQLLVSRANA, encoded by the coding sequence ATGAACGACAGATTATACTATCAGGACGCGTATCTGACTACCTTTGAAGCGGCCATACTGCGGTGCGGCACCGAAGAGGACGGCACCGCGTATGTCGTGCTGGACCATACCGCCTTTTACCCCACCGGAGGCGGGCAGCCCTGCGATACGGGTACGCTGGGAGATTGCCGCGTGATCGATGTGGAGGAAGTAGCAGGGGAGATTCGGCATCGCCTGGATCGTCCGCTCACCGGCGGAAGCGGAAAGGTCACGGGCCGCATCGATTGGCAGCGACGGTTTGATGCGATGCAGCAGCATGCGGGTCAACATATCCTGTCCGCTTCTTTTATCAAGATCGCGGACGCCCAGACGGTGGCCTTCCATCTGGGGCGGGAGCATGTCACGATCGATGTGCAGCTCGACTCCCTGTCGGCTGAGCTGGCGGAACAGGTAGAGCGGCAGGCCAATCAAATCGTGCTGGAAAATCGGCAGATTGAGGCGCGATTTGTCACAGAGGAAGAGCTGGCTTCGCTGCCGCTCACCAAACCGCCTGCTGTCACGGAGAATGTTCGGGTGGTAATCATCCCCGATTTTGACTACAACCCATGCGGCGGCACGCATCCGCGCTCGACGGGAGAAGTCGGGCCAATCAAGATCATCGGCTGGGAGCGTCATCGCGGCAATATCCGCGTCCAGTTCGTCTGCGGCTGGAGAGCGCTGGCCGATCACGCCCGCAAGCAAATGCTGCTGCAGAAAGTAACGGGATTGCTTGCAACGAGCGAGCAAGAGCTGGCCGATGTGCTGGAGCGTGTCCTCGCGGAGAAAGAATCGCTGAAGGAGAGCTTGCAGCAGAGAGAGGCGGAATTGCTCGCCGCCGAGGCTGAGCGCGCCCTCCAGTCTGCGGAGCGTTTGGCTGGCGGCGAATGGCTGATGCAGGCCTCGTTTGCCGGACGCAGTATGCAGGAGCTGCAGCAACTGGCGAGACAGATCGTTTCTCGCGAAGAGCAAGCCATCGTGCTGCTGGCGACGACAGGAGAAAAGCTGCAGCTGGTCTTTGCCAGAGGGACAGCCGTCCAAGCGGAGATGAATCAACTGCTGAAAGAGACGCTGCCGCTCATCGATGGCAAAGGCGGAGGAAGTGCGGCGATGGCTCAAGGCGGTGGGGCGCCGACATTGCCTGCGGAAGATTTGCTCGCCCACGCCCGCCAGCTGCTGGTAAGCAGAGCAAACGCCTGA
- a CDS encoding thiazole synthase — protein MDTWKIGPYEFRSRLLLGTGKFSDLEIQSKAVEVSEAEILTFAIRRLNLENPHEPNFLEQLDLKKFTLLPNTAGAYTAEEAVRIARLAKASGLCDMIKVEVIGDPKTLLPDPIGTLEASRILVEEGFIVLTYTNDDPILARRLQEVGVHAVMPGASPIGSGQGILNENYLRFIIEEAKVPVIIDAGIGSPADCAKALELGADGVLLNTAVAQADDPVLMAEAMKLGVEAGRKGFLAGRIPKKRYASASSPLEGMIE, from the coding sequence ATGGACACATGGAAAATCGGACCATATGAATTTCGCTCCCGCTTGCTGCTCGGGACGGGAAAATTCTCCGATCTGGAGATTCAAAGCAAAGCGGTGGAGGTCTCCGAAGCGGAGATTTTGACCTTTGCGATTCGCCGCTTGAATCTGGAAAATCCGCATGAACCGAATTTTCTGGAACAGCTGGACTTGAAAAAGTTCACATTGCTGCCCAATACCGCGGGCGCCTACACGGCCGAAGAGGCAGTGCGCATTGCCCGCCTGGCCAAAGCTTCCGGCCTGTGCGACATGATCAAGGTGGAGGTGATTGGCGATCCCAAGACCCTCTTGCCCGATCCGATCGGTACGCTGGAAGCCTCCCGCATATTGGTCGAAGAAGGCTTTATCGTGCTGACCTACACCAATGACGACCCGATTCTCGCCCGCCGTCTCCAAGAAGTCGGTGTTCATGCGGTCATGCCGGGTGCCTCGCCGATCGGTTCCGGTCAAGGGATTCTCAATGAAAACTATCTGCGCTTCATCATCGAGGAAGCCAAAGTGCCTGTCATTATCGACGCCGGCATCGGCTCTCCGGCAGATTGCGCCAAGGCGTTGGAGCTGGGCGCCGACGGGGTCTTGCTCAATACCGCCGTCGCACAGGCCGATGACCCGGTGCTGATGGCCGAAGCGATGAAGCTGGGAGTCGAGGCAGGGCGCAAGGGCTTTCTGGCCGGCCGCATCCCGAAAAAACGCTATGCCTCCGCGAGCAGTCCGCTGGAAGGCATGATTGAATAG
- a CDS encoding NAD(P)-dependent oxidoreductase: MKNVGFIGIGVMGKGMIANLLQKGYRVYAHDAFPGAMEWARERGAETVSSPAEVGEKAQIVFTSLPGPETVREVMLGDRGLFATLQPGSMVFDTSTIDPNTARKLFEEAKARGFQFFDCPVSGGPAGAEAGTLTIMVGGESEQLEAAMPFLKAIGKEIIHIGDAGAGQVAKLCHNSVVASITAALGEALLVARKAGVDPQKVASVIDRGSAHNRVLAIFGPNILYGTYSETIFSLDHMHKDLQLYENTARKHQVPSMVGSTVLQLYEAAKAQGKGRWDSSAVCTVIEQLGQDSIAR; encoded by the coding sequence ATGAAGAATGTCGGTTTTATCGGGATCGGGGTCATGGGCAAAGGAATGATCGCCAATCTGCTGCAAAAAGGATACCGGGTCTATGCGCACGATGCGTTTCCGGGAGCGATGGAATGGGCGAGAGAGCGGGGAGCCGAGACGGTATCATCCCCGGCCGAGGTGGGTGAGAAGGCGCAAATCGTATTTACGTCTCTGCCTGGACCGGAAACCGTCCGGGAGGTCATGCTGGGGGATCGCGGTTTGTTTGCGACCCTGCAGCCAGGAAGCATGGTGTTTGACACCAGCACAATCGATCCGAATACAGCCCGCAAACTGTTCGAAGAGGCCAAAGCGCGCGGCTTTCAATTTTTTGACTGTCCCGTAAGCGGCGGACCGGCAGGAGCAGAGGCCGGCACGCTCACGATCATGGTCGGCGGGGAGTCCGAGCAGCTAGAAGCAGCGATGCCGTTTCTGAAAGCCATCGGCAAGGAGATCATCCACATCGGCGACGCGGGCGCGGGGCAGGTAGCCAAGCTGTGCCATAATTCGGTCGTCGCCAGCATCACCGCCGCATTGGGGGAGGCGCTCCTGGTCGCGCGCAAAGCGGGAGTCGATCCGCAAAAGGTAGCCTCCGTAATCGACAGAGGATCCGCCCACAATCGCGTCCTGGCCATCTTTGGCCCCAATATTTTGTACGGGACGTACAGCGAAACCATCTTTTCGCTTGATCATATGCACAAGGACTTGCAGCTGTACGAAAATACCGCCCGCAAACACCAGGTGCCGTCCATGGTTGGTTCTACGGTGTTGCAGCTGTACGAGGCTGCCAAGGCACAGGGGAAAGGGAGGTGGGATTCTTCGGCAGTATGCACGGTCATCGAACAACTGGGACAAGACAGCATCGCGCGTTAA
- a CDS encoding DUF2203 domain-containing protein encodes MSKKYFTIDEADLLLPYVREELSFLQETKRRFTRMYQELQQIKKQQPSDEHAIFTMECQLEFMELEAQMHIRQLMDKGIQVKDIDIGLFDFPALIDGEEVLLCWKAGEPRITHYHGLTDGFSGRKPLE; translated from the coding sequence ATGAGCAAAAAATATTTTACTATCGATGAAGCTGATCTCCTACTCCCGTATGTACGCGAAGAACTCTCCTTTTTGCAGGAGACCAAGCGCCGCTTTACCCGCATGTACCAGGAATTGCAGCAGATAAAAAAGCAGCAGCCATCCGATGAGCACGCTATTTTTACCATGGAGTGCCAGCTGGAGTTTATGGAGCTGGAGGCACAAATGCATATCCGCCAGCTCATGGATAAAGGGATTCAGGTCAAAGATATCGACATCGGTCTGTTCGACTTCCCTGCGCTGATTGACGGCGAAGAGGTTCTCCTCTGCTGGAAGGCGGGAGAACCCCGGATCACGCACTATCACGGCCTGACGGATGGCTTTTCCGGACGCAAGCCGCTGGAGTAG
- a CDS encoding ABC transporter permease, which produces MMASVRNGLWFVISLCALLLAWEAGCRLLDVPVFILPPPSAVFLALWNLREQLLGIHLWATLKEVLLGLSISVLFGIALALAMTMSKTTERLVYPYIVISQTIPIIALSPVFILWFGYDLSGKIAVTILFTFFPIVVSTYDGLRACDREMMNLLRTMGASKWQIFRKLQLPASLPHFFSGLKVAATYSVSGATIGEWLGASEGLGYFGRRASGNFQAPALFASVLLLSVLGMLLFWLAGRLELWSKPQTKNRKRKSNG; this is translated from the coding sequence ATGATGGCATCGGTGCGAAATGGGCTGTGGTTCGTGATCTCCCTGTGCGCCTTGCTCCTCGCCTGGGAGGCAGGCTGCCGTCTGCTGGACGTGCCCGTCTTCATCCTGCCGCCGCCGAGCGCGGTCTTCCTCGCGCTGTGGAATTTGCGGGAGCAGCTGCTGGGGATTCATTTATGGGCCACGCTGAAAGAGGTGCTGCTCGGACTGAGCATCTCGGTGCTGTTCGGCATTGCGCTGGCCTTGGCGATGACGATGAGCAAAACGACAGAGCGCCTGGTCTATCCCTACATCGTCATCTCGCAGACCATCCCGATCATCGCGCTGTCCCCGGTCTTTATCCTGTGGTTCGGCTATGATCTGTCCGGAAAAATTGCCGTAACGATTCTGTTTACGTTTTTTCCCATTGTCGTCAGCACCTATGACGGGCTGCGCGCTTGCGACCGGGAAATGATGAATCTGCTCCGCACGATGGGCGCCAGCAAATGGCAGATATTCCGCAAGCTACAGCTGCCCGCCAGTCTGCCGCACTTCTTCAGCGGATTAAAGGTAGCGGCGACCTACAGCGTATCCGGTGCGACTATCGGGGAATGGCTGGGAGCCAGCGAGGGATTGGGCTATTTCGGCCGGCGGGCATCGGGCAATTTTCAGGCCCCTGCATTGTTCGCCTCCGTGCTGCTTCTCTCCGTCTTGGGGATGCTGCTCTTCTGGCTGGCGGGGCGTCTGGAGCTGTGGTCAAAGCCGCAAACGAAGAATAGAAAAAGAAAATCGAATGGATAG
- the thiS gene encoding sulfur carrier protein ThiS, whose product MLVQLNGKGVELAAAITNIRELLASYQLQEKIVIVERNGEIIDRTRYEETPVAAGDRIEIVHFVGGG is encoded by the coding sequence ATGCTTGTTCAACTGAACGGCAAGGGCGTGGAGCTGGCCGCGGCGATCACGAATATTCGCGAGCTCCTCGCTTCCTATCAATTGCAGGAAAAGATCGTGATCGTCGAGCGAAACGGAGAGATTATCGACCGTACCCGCTACGAGGAGACGCCTGTTGCGGCGGGCGACCGGATTGAGATTGTACATTTTGTCGGTGGAGGATGA
- the tenA gene encoding thiaminase II: MSTFTQRLLEKVGPLWERKYQHPFVRGLGDGSLPIESFRFYMKQDYVYLIEYAKMFAIASTKAHDLATSSRFAALQEATLNFEMDLHRQYAARFGITREELEQTKPSFVMLAYTSYMLKVAHQGTLAELVSAVLPCAWSYWEIGKRLARIEGAAEHEWYGDWVRTYSSEEFGQLAQWLIDLMDQLAEGKSEAELAILEEHFLNTSRMEYLFWEMAYTEEMWPCEIN; this comes from the coding sequence TTGTCAACATTTACGCAGCGTCTGTTGGAAAAAGTGGGGCCTCTCTGGGAACGCAAATACCAGCATCCATTTGTCAGGGGCCTGGGGGATGGCAGTCTGCCGATCGAGTCCTTCCGCTTTTACATGAAACAGGACTACGTCTACCTCATTGAATACGCGAAAATGTTCGCCATCGCCAGCACCAAAGCCCATGATCTGGCGACCAGCTCACGGTTCGCCGCACTTCAAGAAGCCACGCTCAACTTCGAGATGGATCTGCATCGCCAGTATGCGGCCCGCTTCGGTATTACCCGCGAAGAGCTGGAACAGACCAAGCCGAGCTTTGTCATGCTGGCCTACACTAGCTACATGCTGAAGGTGGCGCATCAGGGAACGCTGGCTGAGCTGGTGAGTGCGGTGCTGCCCTGCGCCTGGAGCTATTGGGAGATCGGAAAGAGACTGGCGAGAATCGAAGGGGCGGCGGAGCATGAGTGGTACGGCGATTGGGTGCGCACCTACAGCTCGGAAGAGTTCGGCCAGCTCGCACAGTGGCTGATCGATCTGATGGATCAGCTCGCGGAGGGCAAATCAGAAGCAGAGCTGGCGATCCTGGAGGAGCATTTTCTGAACACATCCCGCATGGAATATCTGTTCTGGGAGATGGCGTACACGGAGGAAATGTGGCCGTGCGAGATAAACTAG